A single genomic interval of uncultured Sphaerochaeta sp. harbors:
- the tmk gene encoding dTMP kinase produces the protein MPSVLQNFVVFEGLDGAGTTTQMQLLAEYCDQNDRPCRATFEPTDKPIGRLVRSVLRKQIVTTPLSLAMLYAADREDHLNNPVNGLMRDLDEGKMVICDRYLYSSLAYQSVDSDFETIQRLNAFPSPQYLFFIDTPVDECLRRIKGRGDQEELFERHEFLEKVKENYERIFDTLSKEVTLVRLDGLLPKEEIARNIQEILF, from the coding sequence ATGCCTTCAGTATTGCAGAATTTTGTTGTTTTCGAGGGATTGGATGGAGCGGGTACCACTACCCAGATGCAGTTGCTTGCAGAATATTGTGACCAGAATGACCGCCCCTGCCGTGCAACCTTTGAACCTACCGATAAACCAATCGGGCGGCTTGTCCGTTCCGTGCTGAGAAAGCAAATTGTCACCACGCCTTTATCACTGGCAATGCTCTATGCAGCTGACCGAGAAGACCATCTCAATAATCCTGTAAATGGTCTTATGCGGGACTTGGATGAGGGAAAGATGGTCATCTGTGACCGCTATCTCTACTCTTCCCTGGCATACCAGAGTGTTGACAGCGATTTCGAGACGATACAGAGGCTCAATGCCTTCCCTTCCCCCCAGTATTTATTCTTCATCGATACTCCGGTTGATGAATGCCTGAGAAGGATCAAGGGAAGAGGAGATCAAGAGGAGCTGTTTGAGCGTCATGAGTTTCTCGAAAAAGTGAAAGAAAACTATGAGCGCATCTTTGATACTCTTTCCAAGGAAGTAACGCTGGTGAGACTTGATGGGCTTCTCCCTAAGGAGGAGATTGCAAGGAACATCCAGGAGATTCTCTTCTAG
- the queA gene encoding tRNA preQ1(34) S-adenosylmethionine ribosyltransferase-isomerase QueA has translation MTIKEFSFDLPPHLIAQTPADKRGEDRLLVLNRSDGSVVDEQMHHFASYLEEGSVVVVNNSKVRKARVYATSDTGSTVEFLFLEENLDNTWQCMVTKAKRQKVGKHYTFCNEEGNYSRKAWITEIGDDGTRTVAFDSPLDEDFFRVLGHVPLPPYIKRDDSFADEKRYQTIYAETEGSVAAPTAGLHFTEDILSSIRKKGCLIVPITLHVGPGTFLPVRTEHLDDHKMHYERYEISEEAANIISQAHRDGRKIVATGTTSVRTLESAFNSAEQRLERGEGRTNLFIRPPYQWKVVDQLLTNFHTPESTLLVLVSTFAGKHLIDSAYQHAVEKEYRFFSYGDAMFIR, from the coding sequence ATGACAATCAAGGAATTCTCTTTTGACCTGCCTCCGCACCTGATCGCACAAACACCTGCTGACAAAAGAGGGGAGGACCGGCTTCTGGTACTGAACCGCAGTGATGGCAGTGTTGTTGATGAACAGATGCATCATTTTGCCTCCTACCTTGAGGAAGGTAGCGTTGTTGTGGTGAATAACAGCAAAGTCAGGAAAGCACGGGTATATGCTACCAGTGATACTGGTAGTACCGTTGAATTTCTCTTTTTGGAAGAAAACCTTGACAACACTTGGCAGTGCATGGTCACCAAGGCAAAGCGTCAGAAAGTAGGAAAGCACTATACATTCTGCAACGAAGAGGGAAACTACAGCCGTAAGGCCTGGATTACCGAAATTGGTGATGATGGGACCAGGACTGTTGCCTTTGATTCCCCGCTTGATGAGGATTTTTTTCGTGTACTTGGACACGTACCACTTCCTCCTTATATCAAAAGGGATGATTCTTTTGCTGATGAGAAACGCTATCAGACCATCTACGCAGAAACGGAAGGATCGGTTGCAGCACCCACTGCAGGACTTCACTTCACTGAGGATATTCTCTCTTCAATACGGAAAAAGGGTTGCTTGATAGTCCCCATAACGCTGCATGTTGGACCGGGTACATTCCTTCCTGTCAGAACAGAGCATCTGGATGACCATAAGATGCACTATGAACGGTATGAGATCAGTGAGGAAGCTGCAAACATCATCTCCCAAGCTCATAGGGATGGCAGAAAGATTGTAGCTACAGGGACAACCAGTGTAAGAACCCTTGAGAGCGCCTTCAACAGCGCTGAGCAACGCCTTGAGCGTGGAGAAGGGCGGACAAATCTCTTTATCCGCCCCCCCTACCAATGGAAAGTGGTTGACCAGCTCCTGACCAACTTCCACACCCCCGAGTCAACATTGCTGGTACTCGTCTCTACCTTTGCAGGAAAACACCTCATCGATAGCGCTTACCAGCATGCCGTGGAAAAGGAGTATCGCTTTTTCAGCTATGGGGATGCAATGTTCATCCGCTAG
- the ruvB gene encoding Holliday junction branch migration DNA helicase RuvB: METNQPDLHELIQNSVTSSSFQEEGDRQENILRPKLLKDFQGQQRLKDNLAVFVQAARERKESLDHTFLIGPPGLGKTTLASIIANEMEAEIRMTSAPALEKPKDLAGILTNVTEGSVFFIDEIHRLKPALEEMLYIAMEDFEIDWVIGQGPAARTMRIPLPKFTLVGATTKAGSVSSPLSSRFGITCHIEFYNEKELANIIRRSAQIMNVHIEEEAIILLARCSRGTPRIANRLLRRLRDFAAVMGDGIVTTAVVDHGMERLGIDTNGLEMQDRNILRTIIEFYDGGPVGAETLSISVGEAIESLEDFYEPYLIQKGYLKRTPRGRMTTKLAYELLGIPCKRNMDDNQGILF, from the coding sequence ATGGAAACCAATCAACCGGATTTACACGAACTGATACAAAACTCCGTGACCTCTTCTTCCTTTCAGGAAGAGGGGGACAGACAGGAAAATATTCTTCGCCCAAAATTGTTGAAGGATTTTCAGGGACAACAAAGGCTCAAGGATAATCTTGCAGTCTTTGTGCAAGCAGCACGGGAGAGAAAGGAGTCATTGGATCATACGTTCCTTATCGGCCCCCCTGGACTGGGGAAGACCACCCTGGCAAGTATCATCGCAAACGAGATGGAAGCAGAGATCCGGATGACCAGCGCACCTGCCTTGGAGAAACCCAAGGATCTTGCAGGGATTCTTACCAATGTCACCGAGGGATCTGTTTTCTTTATCGATGAAATTCATCGACTCAAACCTGCTCTTGAAGAGATGTTGTATATTGCTATGGAAGATTTTGAGATCGATTGGGTCATCGGACAAGGGCCTGCAGCCCGTACGATGAGAATTCCCCTTCCAAAATTCACCTTGGTAGGTGCTACCACCAAAGCAGGTTCTGTATCCAGCCCTCTCTCCTCACGATTCGGTATTACCTGTCATATTGAGTTCTACAATGAGAAGGAACTGGCAAATATCATCAGGCGGTCTGCCCAGATCATGAATGTACACATTGAGGAGGAGGCAATCATTCTCCTTGCACGCTGCAGTAGGGGAACACCCCGTATAGCCAATCGTCTCTTGAGAAGATTGCGGGATTTTGCTGCAGTTATGGGTGATGGTATTGTCACCACTGCTGTGGTTGACCATGGTATGGAACGGCTCGGGATCGATACCAACGGACTTGAGATGCAGGACCGCAATATACTGCGGACCATCATCGAGTTCTATGATGGGGGGCCTGTAGGCGCCGAAACCTTAAGTATCAGTGTTGGAGAGGCAATAGAATCCCTTGAGGATTTCTATGAACCATATCTGATCCAGAAAGGATATCTGAAACGAACACCACGTGGCCGTATGACCACTAAACTTGCCTATGAATTGCTGGGTATACCCTGCAAAAGGAATATGGATGACAATCAAGGAATTCTCTTTTGA
- the ruvA gene encoding Holliday junction branch migration protein RuvA translates to MINALIGDIVSIEEGTLFLRCGHIEYTLSVSSQTASTFSNLSLESRRGVRVMTVLVHREDSMSLFGFSDADEREAFLQLQTVSGIGSKQALKILSGINVRNLAEALDSGNLKLLSSIPGIGPKTGQKMILALRNVLVLDEDKGRSQSGTRKQAHHPYSDIINALVDMGYDRRLVEETVDKVTENQASELEKMSHHDAEEHLFRLSIKLLG, encoded by the coding sequence ATGATCAACGCACTGATTGGAGACATCGTATCCATCGAAGAAGGAACCCTTTTTTTACGGTGTGGCCATATCGAGTATACACTTTCGGTTTCCAGCCAGACTGCCAGCACATTCAGTAATCTCTCGCTTGAATCTCGTAGGGGAGTGAGAGTCATGACCGTTCTTGTTCATCGAGAGGACAGCATGTCACTTTTCGGTTTCTCTGATGCAGATGAGCGGGAAGCTTTTCTTCAGTTACAGACAGTATCGGGAATCGGGTCAAAACAGGCACTGAAGATCCTCAGTGGTATCAACGTTCGAAACCTTGCAGAGGCATTGGATAGTGGGAACCTGAAATTGCTTTCATCCATTCCTGGGATTGGTCCGAAAACCGGACAGAAGATGATCCTTGCCCTGAGAAATGTACTGGTATTGGATGAGGATAAAGGAAGAAGCCAGAGTGGAACGAGAAAACAGGCACATCACCCATACAGCGATATTATCAATGCACTTGTAGATATGGGGTATGATCGTCGTCTTGTCGAGGAAACCGTGGACAAGGTCACTGAGAACCAGGCTTCTGAGCTCGAGAAGATGAGTCACCATGATGCCGAGGAACATTTGTTCCGTTTAAGCATCAAGTTGCTCGGATGA
- the ruvC gene encoding crossover junction endodeoxyribonuclease RuvC yields MRILGIDPGYAQTGWGVVESDGQHNRPVSFGVIKTSTSQPDSQRIHFIAKSVGQLAEDHHVDVCAMEDIFFTKNVSSAIPVAKVIGACIHQMGLQELPVKLYSPPTIKSVVTGFGGAEKHQVQEMVRILLGFETIPRPDHAADALAVAICFAVYDFSRIRMK; encoded by the coding sequence ATGCGAATCCTAGGAATTGATCCAGGATATGCACAGACAGGCTGGGGTGTTGTCGAATCAGATGGGCAGCATAACCGGCCTGTTTCTTTTGGTGTCATCAAAACCAGTACTTCACAACCAGACAGCCAAAGGATACACTTTATAGCGAAATCGGTTGGGCAGTTGGCTGAAGACCACCATGTGGATGTTTGTGCCATGGAAGACATTTTTTTTACCAAGAATGTCAGTTCCGCCATCCCGGTTGCGAAGGTGATCGGAGCCTGTATACATCAGATGGGATTGCAAGAGCTCCCGGTCAAGTTGTACAGCCCTCCCACCATCAAGAGTGTTGTAACAGGTTTTGGTGGTGCAGAAAAGCACCAGGTCCAGGAGATGGTTCGTATCTTGCTGGGTTTTGAGACCATTCCCCGTCCTGATCACGCTGCAGATGCCTTAGCTGTTGCAATCTGCTTTGCTGTTTATGATTTTTCGAGAATAAGGATGAAATAG
- a CDS encoding YebC/PmpR family DNA-binding transcriptional regulator: MSGHSKWATIKHKKGAADAKRGQKFTKLIKEISVAAKMGGADPDSNARLRTAILKARAENMPKDNIDRAIKKGSGELENSTYYELTYEGYAVGGVALIIDTLTDNKNRTASDVRSTLTKNGGTLGNSGCVSYMFQTKGIITYDSSKYTEEQIFEVALENGADDVTTSDEVIEVITTPSDFANVLEAMQAAGFEQESAEVEKVADQTVTLDTEKARKVLKIIDKLEELDDVQQVSSNLELPDDFEDSDEE; this comes from the coding sequence ATGTCCGGCCATAGTAAATGGGCTACCATTAAACACAAGAAGGGTGCTGCTGACGCTAAACGCGGCCAGAAGTTCACGAAGCTGATCAAAGAAATTTCCGTTGCTGCCAAGATGGGTGGCGCTGACCCCGACTCCAATGCACGGCTTCGTACTGCTATTCTCAAGGCTCGTGCAGAGAATATGCCCAAGGACAATATTGACAGGGCAATCAAGAAAGGTTCAGGTGAGTTGGAAAATTCCACCTACTATGAACTGACCTATGAAGGATATGCAGTTGGTGGTGTAGCTCTTATTATCGACACCCTTACCGACAATAAGAACCGCACAGCAAGTGATGTTCGTTCCACGCTTACCAAGAACGGCGGAACACTGGGCAATAGCGGTTGTGTATCGTACATGTTCCAGACCAAGGGGATCATAACCTACGATTCATCCAAGTACACTGAAGAACAGATTTTCGAAGTGGCATTGGAGAATGGTGCTGATGATGTAACGACTTCTGATGAAGTAATTGAAGTAATTACTACTCCAAGTGACTTTGCAAACGTCCTGGAAGCCATGCAGGCTGCTGGATTTGAGCAAGAAAGCGCCGAGGTAGAGAAAGTTGCAGACCAGACGGTCACTCTTGACACCGAGAAAGCCCGCAAAGTACTCAAGATCATCGATAAGCTTGAAGAGTTGGATGATGTCCAGCAAGTCTCTTCCAATTTGGAATTGCCCGATGATTTTGAGGATAGCGACGAAGAATAA
- the hemW gene encoding radical SAM family heme chaperone HemW produces MLTLGASNPKALYLHIPFCTTRCSYCAFYSEPESSWRGFQEAYVSRLEQEITIVVEYTGGFETIFIGGGNPGSLTCEQLSRLLVAAKSPQCSEVTVEMNPETFSESYFPLFENKLVTRVSMGIQSMDDSVLRQLGRNATVKDNLRAIALAKKAHGLYGIDLSFDLMAALPGQSIQMALQDIDTIVSLGDPGHISLYCLTVEEGTELARRVSERELKVWDDDGQMELLGRLWDRLGQLGYEHYEVSNFARNGRYCKHNLVYWNLDPYLGLGSSAASFLQSESHSWHYSQKEDLQTFAEETLFSGYEKEKLGSDQLVEEYLMMALRTNRGIEKNLFKARFSLDFDSLFSKTIANLDLLWYRDTPHLFVLSKVGWMVLDEIILRLALQIPQPLDRH; encoded by the coding sequence GTGCTCACATTAGGTGCAAGCAACCCAAAAGCCCTGTATCTCCATATCCCTTTTTGTACCACTCGTTGCTCATATTGTGCGTTTTACAGTGAACCAGAGTCCTCTTGGAGAGGATTCCAGGAAGCCTATGTTTCACGTCTTGAACAAGAGATCACTATAGTTGTCGAGTATACCGGTGGATTTGAAACCATTTTCATTGGTGGAGGAAACCCTGGATCCCTTACCTGTGAACAGCTATCCCGCTTGCTTGTTGCAGCAAAAAGTCCCCAGTGCAGTGAAGTTACCGTTGAGATGAATCCTGAGACGTTTTCTGAATCTTACTTTCCTCTATTCGAAAATAAACTCGTCACCCGTGTAAGTATGGGCATCCAGAGCATGGATGATTCAGTGCTTCGTCAACTGGGTAGGAATGCAACGGTAAAAGACAACTTGAGGGCGATTGCCCTCGCCAAGAAAGCCCATGGTCTCTACGGTATTGATCTTTCCTTTGATCTGATGGCAGCACTTCCCGGTCAAAGCATCCAGATGGCACTACAGGATATTGATACCATAGTATCGCTCGGTGATCCGGGGCATATCAGTCTCTACTGCCTGACCGTAGAGGAGGGCACAGAGCTTGCAAGAAGAGTCTCAGAGCGAGAGCTGAAAGTGTGGGATGATGATGGCCAGATGGAATTACTGGGAAGATTGTGGGACCGACTTGGCCAGTTGGGGTATGAGCACTATGAAGTATCGAACTTTGCAAGAAATGGACGATATTGCAAACACAACCTTGTGTATTGGAACCTGGATCCCTATCTAGGATTGGGAAGCAGCGCTGCTTCATTCCTGCAATCTGAAAGCCATTCATGGCATTACAGCCAGAAGGAAGACCTTCAAACATTTGCTGAAGAAACGCTGTTCAGTGGGTATGAGAAAGAAAAACTTGGCAGTGACCAACTGGTTGAAGAATACCTGATGATGGCACTCCGCACAAACCGTGGGATTGAAAAAAACCTTTTCAAAGCACGCTTTTCCCTTGATTTTGATTCACTATTTTCAAAAACCATTGCAAATCTCGATCTTCTCTGGTATAGAGATACCCCACATTTATTTGTATTATCTAAAGTTGGATGGATGGTTCTTGATGAGATTATCCTAAGGCTTGCTCTCCAAATTCCGCAACCCCTTGACCGCCACTAG
- the lepB gene encoding signal peptidase I: MESLLGFLEKHTIRILTHRKAVKAYEMSQKTKRTFIGEVKGWVDALVFAVFAVLLINQYIFQLFVIPSPSMVSTLNIGDRVFVSKTIYGIEVYPGGPKIFSANRQVQRDDIITFYNPEYDSKGPFFDVLSQIIYMGTFSLVNIDKNEDGSIAERLYVKRAIGFPSETIRFVNGNVQVRPAGFSSYIDEDSFRSDLSLVEGPHRSLDASSYEGIRAWGSLFGYQEAGLDLSASPAYLKSQYASVQGDSYPDDMYAFETAAKRTKHLINPADMQSRSDSAKYQSGIYVPQDSILPLGDNRDNSRDGRYFGPVTQKKINGSVRFRFWPFTSMKYLGDA, encoded by the coding sequence ATGGAATCATTATTGGGTTTTCTTGAAAAACATACGATACGCATACTCACTCATCGCAAGGCAGTGAAAGCCTATGAGATGTCCCAGAAGACTAAACGCACCTTTATTGGTGAAGTAAAAGGCTGGGTCGATGCCCTGGTATTTGCGGTATTTGCGGTATTACTCATCAACCAATATATCTTCCAACTCTTCGTCATACCATCACCCTCCATGGTGTCAACACTCAATATTGGGGACAGGGTGTTTGTAAGCAAAACCATTTATGGCATTGAAGTGTACCCTGGTGGTCCGAAGATCTTTTCGGCAAACAGACAAGTACAACGTGATGATATCATTACCTTCTACAATCCTGAGTATGATTCAAAAGGACCATTTTTTGATGTACTCTCCCAGATCATCTATATGGGTACCTTTTCATTGGTGAATATCGATAAGAATGAGGATGGATCCATCGCTGAAAGGCTCTATGTCAAAAGGGCAATTGGATTTCCCTCTGAGACGATTCGCTTTGTGAATGGTAATGTACAGGTTCGCCCTGCAGGTTTTTCATCGTATATTGATGAAGATTCGTTCAGATCTGATCTCTCTTTGGTAGAGGGTCCACATAGAAGTCTTGATGCCTCTTCCTACGAAGGAATTCGAGCATGGGGTAGTCTGTTTGGATACCAGGAAGCTGGTCTGGACCTGTCAGCAAGCCCTGCCTACCTGAAGAGCCAATATGCAAGCGTACAAGGGGACTCCTATCCCGACGATATGTACGCATTCGAGACTGCCGCAAAGCGAACCAAACACCTTATAAACCCAGCGGACATGCAATCGAGAAGCGATAGCGCGAAGTATCAAAGCGGAATCTATGTTCCGCAGGACTCCATCCTTCCTCTTGGGGACAATCGTGACAACAGCCGTGACGGCAGGTATTTCGGCCCTGTGACCCAGAAAAAAATCAATGGTTCGGTTCGGTTTCGTTTCTGGCCCTTCACAAGCATGAAATATCTGGGGGATGCATAG
- a CDS encoding SUMF1/EgtB/PvdO family nonheme iron enzyme — translation MKRRIELPEVDQVQLPHVLGLRPGVLILILLIIILAAAIFFIAFFPGINKGGRYVTFRGQLSESGVVVDGSYVGVTGYQYFIESGNHEVALMKGGIPYASYILEVDHPVFLTWLFHRTMEAPIPTLSLDEDSKNAINRFNLQEIADASAILSYDEVTRIRPLFSNLIHDLEALGFDQKYTQATLETALRFISNEAMLIEAKDALEAVEISDSVRDLLAIAEQVVNTNNAGTRLGLASSVPTITPEKRSLSFGDLQLAGFAYPQTSFIMGRETASQYPEIHEAGVSVDVPSFVLGATEISQYQWALFLEDNPYWEKSNKDELMSKGLVDDSYLEGMTISSVFVTSRPVFNVSYHAAQAFCTWLSEKTGKEVFLPTEAMWSLAALQQNDLNYTTSLSPSPDISGGPVSLMGGVWELTQTPYIPLSRITGYQESLALHEAFSLQMQPVVKGGSYLNDPQTITEHTVGVIESDACGDQIGFRVAWYE, via the coding sequence ATGAAACGACGAATCGAACTGCCTGAAGTTGATCAGGTTCAGCTGCCACATGTTCTGGGCCTGAGGCCAGGTGTTCTTATTTTGATACTCCTTATCATTATCCTGGCAGCGGCAATCTTCTTCATTGCCTTCTTCCCTGGAATCAACAAGGGAGGACGATACGTCACATTTCGTGGGCAACTCAGTGAGAGCGGAGTAGTTGTTGATGGCTCATATGTTGGGGTGACTGGTTATCAGTATTTTATTGAGAGTGGAAACCACGAGGTAGCATTGATGAAGGGAGGTATTCCCTATGCTTCCTATATATTAGAGGTAGACCATCCTGTCTTTTTGACCTGGCTTTTTCATCGTACGATGGAGGCTCCAATCCCTACCCTCTCTTTGGATGAGGATAGCAAGAATGCTATCAATCGATTCAATCTTCAGGAAATTGCTGATGCAAGTGCCATACTCAGTTATGACGAGGTTACCCGTATTCGTCCACTCTTCTCAAATCTGATCCACGACCTTGAGGCACTTGGCTTTGATCAGAAATATACGCAAGCAACCCTTGAAACAGCACTTCGCTTTATCAGCAATGAGGCCATGCTCATCGAGGCAAAGGATGCGCTTGAGGCAGTGGAGATAAGCGATTCAGTGCGTGACCTACTTGCTATTGCAGAACAGGTAGTGAATACCAACAATGCAGGTACACGCTTGGGCCTCGCTTCCAGTGTACCTACCATTACCCCTGAAAAGCGATCACTCTCTTTTGGAGATCTCCAACTTGCAGGGTTTGCCTACCCTCAAACTTCCTTTATCATGGGCAGGGAAACTGCTTCCCAGTATCCCGAGATACATGAAGCAGGAGTATCTGTGGATGTTCCTTCCTTTGTACTTGGAGCAACAGAGATCAGCCAGTACCAGTGGGCGTTATTCCTGGAAGACAATCCCTATTGGGAAAAGAGTAATAAGGATGAGTTGATGAGCAAGGGATTGGTGGATGACTCATATCTGGAAGGTATGACCATCTCATCGGTGTTTGTTACAAGCCGTCCTGTTTTCAATGTAAGTTATCATGCTGCACAAGCTTTCTGTACTTGGTTGAGTGAAAAAACAGGAAAAGAGGTTTTCCTTCCCACTGAGGCAATGTGGAGTCTTGCCGCCCTTCAACAGAATGATTTAAACTACACAACGTCTCTCTCCCCTTCTCCAGATATCAGTGGCGGTCCTGTATCGCTTATGGGAGGTGTCTGGGAACTTACGCAGACGCCCTATATTCCCCTTTCCCGGATAACCGGTTACCAGGAGAGCCTCGCCTTACATGAAGCGTTCTCTCTCCAGATGCAACCAGTTGTGAAAGGTGGCAGTTACCTGAATGATCCCCAAACAATCACCGAACACACGGTCGGTGTTATTGAAAGTGATGCTTGTGGGGACCAAATTGGATTCCGTGTTGCTTGGTATGAATAG
- the smpB gene encoding SsrA-binding protein SmpB: protein MKQDRNKFKLLQKNKKAYFNYEVIEDLECGISLAGTEVKSIRDGRFSFSDSYVTIDKQGLTLVGLTIQPYTHGNINNHEPNRNRRLLAHKAEIKKFKRKVDEKGFTLVPTSIYLKGNLVKVQISLCRGKQLHDKRAVVKERDLNRDTRRELKQLQY, encoded by the coding sequence ATGAAACAAGATAGAAACAAATTCAAACTTCTCCAGAAGAACAAAAAGGCCTACTTCAACTATGAGGTTATAGAAGATCTCGAGTGTGGTATATCGCTTGCAGGTACAGAGGTGAAATCCATAAGAGATGGGCGTTTCAGCTTTTCTGACAGCTATGTGACAATTGATAAACAAGGATTGACCCTGGTTGGTCTTACCATACAACCATACACCCATGGCAATATCAACAACCATGAACCAAATCGTAATCGTCGTCTTCTTGCCCATAAGGCAGAGATTAAGAAGTTTAAGCGGAAAGTCGATGAGAAAGGGTTCACCTTGGTCCCTACCTCCATCTACCTGAAAGGAAATCTCGTAAAAGTACAGATCTCCCTATGTAGAGGTAAACAGTTGCACGACAAGCGTGCTGTGGTAAAGGAAAGAGATCTAAACCGTGATACACGGCGTGAATTGAAACAACTACAATATTAA
- a CDS encoding tyrosine-type recombinase/integrase — MDAGIIFSEETEQTLVSYLRDFYTWEASEYAKRRNLLDPGSISPDYLATRLNLLENHVFPRIHTNLLLSRVTLTELERLQLELVQEGAIRNTTINMAMTTILVALREAQRRGLVPPTVVLSIQGLAAQHQERGILSEQELSAFMQYAKVHSEKRIYLACLLALLTGMRAGELRGLCAEAIGEGMITISQAYADRAGLKVPKGKRTRMVPCPTFVCDELKALALENPFSHTHNLVFWSKKHGAFVSSHYFSERFQQELVRSGVFDKSSLQERNITFHSLRHMANTLLRGTVDEHVLRMTIGHTSEQLSNLYTHLSQRGLESVQLAQQNMILPLLESKPL, encoded by the coding sequence TTGGACGCAGGAATTATCTTCTCAGAAGAAACTGAGCAAACGCTGGTAAGCTATCTTAGGGATTTCTATACCTGGGAGGCAAGTGAATACGCTAAACGAAGAAATCTACTGGATCCAGGATCAATTTCTCCCGATTACCTTGCTACACGGTTAAACCTCCTGGAAAACCACGTATTTCCTCGTATCCACACGAATCTGCTACTCTCAAGAGTAACATTGACTGAACTTGAACGGTTACAACTTGAATTGGTACAGGAAGGTGCAATTCGTAATACGACGATCAATATGGCAATGACCACCATACTCGTTGCACTCCGTGAGGCACAGAGAAGAGGCCTTGTTCCTCCCACGGTGGTATTGAGCATACAGGGACTTGCTGCACAGCATCAGGAGCGGGGCATACTTAGTGAGCAAGAGTTATCTGCATTCATGCAATATGCAAAAGTACATAGTGAAAAAAGAATCTATCTGGCATGTCTTTTGGCTCTACTGACTGGTATGCGAGCCGGTGAGTTACGTGGATTGTGTGCGGAAGCAATTGGAGAGGGAATGATCACCATATCTCAGGCTTATGCAGATCGAGCTGGACTGAAAGTTCCAAAAGGAAAAAGAACAAGAATGGTACCCTGCCCTACTTTTGTATGTGATGAACTGAAGGCATTGGCCTTGGAAAATCCATTCTCTCATACACATAACCTGGTGTTCTGGAGCAAGAAGCATGGAGCGTTTGTATCAAGTCATTATTTTTCTGAACGTTTTCAACAGGAGTTGGTACGCAGTGGTGTTTTTGACAAGAGTAGCCTCCAAGAAAGGAATATAACCTTCCACTCATTGAGACATATGGCCAATACACTCCTACGTGGTACTGTAGATGAGCATGTATTGAGAATGACGATTGGTCATACGAGTGAACAATTGAGTAATCTTTACACGCACCTAAGCCAACGTGGGCTTGAGAGTGTGCAACTTGCTCAACAGAATATGATCCTTCCTCTTCTTGAATCAAAACCATTGTGA
- a CDS encoding metallophosphoesterase family protein, whose translation MRLAVLGDIHGNIRAFEAVLNDAKASKVDQVIFLGDLVVMGLDPQLCFDLLMEQKPLVMIKGNTDVYLENIKAFPVKSEHDAQILKLLKYTSIRMHQKAKEKLSSLPSVERLEIEGVSLICCHGTPYDDNEGIAKDTPFSPGLSKKLAEEKVDLIFSAHTHIPADFQRDGIRFINPGAVGYSFDGDVRPSYALVDIENTSIRCIHRRVDYDIHRYIMEVEHALEGFPLFDRLHYPLEHGKQLKV comes from the coding sequence GTGAGATTAGCTGTACTTGGTGATATCCATGGTAATATCCGTGCATTTGAAGCAGTATTAAATGATGCCAAGGCCTCCAAAGTTGACCAGGTTATTTTCCTAGGCGATTTGGTGGTTATGGGACTTGATCCTCAACTTTGTTTTGATTTGCTTATGGAGCAAAAACCTTTGGTCATGATCAAAGGAAACACGGATGTGTACCTGGAAAATATCAAGGCATTTCCCGTCAAGAGTGAACATGACGCCCAGATATTGAAACTTCTGAAATACACTTCCATCAGGATGCATCAAAAGGCCAAGGAAAAGCTTTCCAGCCTTCCTTCTGTAGAACGATTGGAGATAGAGGGTGTCTCCCTCATTTGTTGTCATGGAACTCCCTATGATGATAATGAAGGCATTGCCAAGGATACTCCTTTTTCTCCAGGACTTTCAAAGAAACTTGCAGAAGAGAAAGTGGACTTGATTTTCAGTGCCCATACGCATATTCCTGCTGACTTTCAACGTGATGGTATCAGATTCATTAATCCTGGGGCTGTAGGCTATTCATTTGATGGTGATGTTAGACCTAGCTATGCTCTTGTGGATATTGAGAATACCAGTATTCGGTGTATTCACCGAAGAGTCGACTATGATATCCATCGCTATATCATGGAAGTCGAGCATGCACTGGAAGGATTTCCACTCTTTGACCGACTCCATTATCCATTGGAGCATGGTAAACAGCTGAAGGTATAA